In Gossypium hirsutum isolate 1008001.06 chromosome D06, Gossypium_hirsutum_v2.1, whole genome shotgun sequence, one genomic interval encodes:
- the LOC107901056 gene encoding copper transporter 5 — MMHMTLYWGKDVTLLIDSWKTDSWLSYLLTLLACFLFSSFYQYMEDRRLRFRSLASSNPSPPSSAGASVPLLPKYRRSAKFATALLFGINSAIGYLLMLAIMSFNGGIFLAIVLGLAVGYLIFRSADDETVVVENVCACA, encoded by the coding sequence ATGATGCACATGACCTTGTACTGGGGAAAGGACGTGACTCTGCTCATCGATTCCTGGAAGACTGATTCATGGCTGAGTTACCTCCTCACTTTGCTTGCTTGTTTTCTCTTCTCTTCCTTTTACCAGTACATGGAAGATCGACGCCTCCGTTTCAGATCCCTTGCTTCCTCCAACCCATCCCCGCCTTCCTCCGCCGGCGCTTCTGTTCCTCTCCTCCCCAAATACCGCCGCTCCGCTAAATTCGCGACGGCCTTGCTCTTCGGGATCAATTCGGCTATCGGTTATCTCCTGATGTTGGCCATCATGTCTTTCAACGGAGGCATTTTCTTGGCTATTGTTTTGGGACTGGCTGTTGGGTACCTGATTTTCAGGTCCGCCGATGACGAGACCGTGGTGGTGGAGAACGTTTGCGCCTGCGCTTAA